One Mycolicibacterium rufum genomic window, GCGCAACCGGGCCACGGCGTCGAGCGCGTCCTCGATCTGCTTGTGCGGCACCAGCCGCGAGAGCACGACGATGCGCGGCGTCGGCGACCGCGGCGCGGTCACGCTGGCCCGCGGCGCCGCGTCGACGCCGTTGCGCACCACCGCGACGTGGTCGGCCCGCACCCCGAGGTCGGTCAGATCGCGCGCCGAGGGCAGCGACACCGTCACGTACTGGTTGCGGCGGTGCAGCCGCGGCGAGAGCCGGGACTCGACGAACCAGCCGATGCGGCTCTTCACCGGACCGGCCACCGGCCACTGCTCGCGGTGGCAGTGGTGCACCAGCACGACGGCGCGCCGGCCGTAGGCGAGCCGGGCCAGGAACGGCAGCCCGTTCTGGGTGTCGACGACGACGTCGGGCCGCACGTGCCGCAGCGGGCCCAACCCCACGCGGGCCGCGACCATCGCCAGCCCGGCCCGCACGTACACCGAATAGGGCCCGCCCCGGCGCTGGATCTCCACCCCGTCGACGACCTCGCGGGGCGCCGACCCGTCGTAGCGGGCGGTACGCAGCGTGACGTGCACCCCCGAACGAGCCAGATGGGCGCCGATGCGCTGCAGATAGGTCTCGCTGCCGCCGCCCTGCGGGTGCCCGGTGTCGCGCCAGCACAGCAGCAACACGGAGTTCAGGGGGGCGGACATCGCTGTTCAGACTAGCGGTGTGCCTAGGGTGGCCGGGTGGTCGCTACGGATCTGTTCGCCCGGCGGGCGACGCTGGCGCGCTCGCTGCGCCTGCTGTCGGCGTTCCGCTTCGAGCAGAGCGATCCCGACCGGTTCTACGGGGCGCTGGCCGCCGACACCGTCGCGCTCGTCGCCGACCTGTGGGCCGGGGCGACCGGCAGCGCTCCGGGCGGCCTGACCGTGCTCGACGTCGGCGGCGGCCCCGGCTATTTCGCGTCCGCGTTCACCGACGCCGGGATGCGCTACCTCGGAGTGGAACCCGACCCCCGGGAGATGCACGCCGCCGCGCCGCGCACCCACCGGCGCGCGGGGACGTTCGTCCGCGCCTCGGGCACCGCGCTGCCGTTCGCCGACGGCAGCGTCGACGTCTGCCTGTCCTCCAACGTCGCCGAGCACGTCGCGCAGCCGTGGCGGCTCGGCGCGGAGATGCTGCGCGTCACCCGCCCCGGCGGGCTGGCGATCCTGTCGTACACGGTCTGGCTGGGGCCGTTCGGCGGCCACGAGATGGGCCTGACCCACTACCTCGGTGGCCGGCGGGCCGCCGACCGGTATGCGCGCCGGCACGGCCACCGGCCCAAAAACGACTACGGCTCGTCGTTGTTCGCCGTTTCCGCGCACCAGGGGCTGCGCTGGGCCGCGGGCACCGGCGCGCTGGTCGCCGCATTTCCCCGCTACCACCCGCGATGGGCGTGGAACCTGACGAAGGTGCCCGGGCTGCGGGAATTCACGGTGAGCAATCTGGTGCTGGTGTTGTCGCCGTCCTGAATCGGCGAACTGCAACAGGTTCTACTTCCACCGGATCGTAGGTAATGTGACGTCCATGACACAGAGCACGGCGTTCAAGACCGAATGGGACAAGCTGTTCATCGGCGGCAAGTGGGTCGAGCCGGCCACCTCGGACGTGATCGAGGTGCACTCCCCCGCCACCGGCGAGCTGGTCGGCAAGGTTCCGCTGGCGAGCGCCGCCGACGTCGACGCCGCCTGCGCGGCCGCCCGCAAGGCCTTCGACGAGGGGCCCTGGCCGCAGATGTCGCCGGCCGAGCGCCAGGACGTGCTGGCCCGTGCGGTCAAGATCCTCGAGGAGCGGGCCGACGAGCTGAAGTTCCTGCTCGCCGCCGAGACCGGCCAGCCCCCGACGATCGTCGACATGATGCAGTACGGCGCCGCGATGTCGGCGTTCCAGTACTTCGCGGCCGCGGCCGACAAGTTCACCTGGCAGGAGATCCGCGACGGCATCTACGGCCAGACGCTGGTGGTGCGCGAGCCGATCGGTGTCGTCGGCGCGGTCACCGCCTGGAACGTCCCGTTCTTCCTGGCCGCCAACAAGCTGGGCCCGGCGCTGCTGGCCGGCTGCACCATCGTGCTCAAGCCCGCCGCGGAGACCCCGCTGTCGGTGTTCGCGATGGCCGAGGCGTTCGCCGAGGCCGGGCTGCCCGAGGGCGTGCTGTCGATCGTTCCCGGTGGACCGGAGACCGGGCGCGCGCTGACCGCCAACCCGGAGCTGGACAAGTTCACGTTCACCGGCTCGTCGGCGGTCGGGAAGGAGATCGCCAAGATCGCCGCCGAGAAGCTCAAGCCGTGCACGCTGGAGCTGGGCGGCAAGTCGGCGGCGATCATCCTCGAGGACGCCGACCTGGACTCCACGCTGCCGATGCTGGTGTTCTCCGGGCTGATGAACTCCGGGCAGGCCTGCGTCGGGCAGACCCGCATCCTGGCGCCGCGGTCGCGCTACGACGAGGTCGTCGAGAAGCTCTCGGCCGCGGTGTCGGGCATGCTGCCCGGGCTGCCCACCGATCCCGCCGCGATGATCGGCCCGCTGATCAGCGAGAAGCAGCGCGAGCGCGTGGAGGGCTACATCAAGAAAGGTGTCGAGGAGGGTGCCCGCGTCGTCGTCGGCGGTGAGCGCCCCGAGGGCCTGGACAGCGGCTGGTACGTGCAGCCGACGGTGTTCGCCGACGTCGACAACTCGATGACGATCGCCCAGGAGGAGATCTTCGGGCCGGTGCTCGCGGTGATCCCCTACACCGACGAGGACGACGCGGTGCGCATCGCCAACGACTCGGTGTACGGGCTGGCCGGGTCGGTGTACACCACCGACCACGACAAGGCGCTCAAGATCGCCCGGCGGATCCGCACCGGCACGTACGCGGTCAACATGTACGCGTTCGATCCCGGCGCCCCGTTCGGCGGCTACAAGAACTCGGGCATCGGCCGCGAGAACGGCACCGAGGGCATCGAGGCGTACTGCGAGCCCAAGTCGATCCTGCTGCCGTTCGGCTACACCCCGGCTTAGGCGGGGCGCGCGCCGAGTGCACGCTTTGTGACGGCTTTCGGGGGATTTCCGTCAGAAACCGTGCATTCGGCGTCGCGTCAGGCGGTGTGCGGCATCGAGTGGTGCTCGTGGGCGATGACCCAGGCGCCGTCGATCTTGCGCAGGCCGAACGTGCTGCGCAGACGCTTCTCGGGATGGGCGGCGATGTCCTCGGGCATGCCGGTGCGGAACAGGGCGTGGGCGTAGGCGACGGTGTCGCCGGCGGTGACGTCGAGACGCACCAGCTCGAGCACGGCGCCGCCGGCGATCCACTCGAAGAAATCCGGCCAGGTGGCGCGGTAGCCGTCGATGCCGTACACGCCGTCGTAGGGCACCGGCACGTCGAACAGCACGATGTCGTCGGTGTGCGCGGCGGTGACGCCCTCGAGGTCACGGGCGCGGATGGCGTCGAGCCAGCGGTCGAGAACGTCGCGGACTGCGGTGTCGTCGGTCATGCGGATGCAGACCGGGTCGTCGCCCGAAAGTCATCGCTCGAGCAGACGCAAACTCGGGTGAATTCGCGCTAAGAAACCCGAGTTTGCGTCTGCTCGCCGGAAGATGTGACCCCTAGAAGGAGGACTCGGGGACGTCCATCGCGGTCAGGTCGACGGCCTCGAGGATCGCCCGCCGCGACGTCAGGCCCGGCAGCATGTTCCTGGCGAAGAACATCGCGGTGGCCACCTTGCCGGTGTAGAACGCACGGTCGCGCTCGCTGACCTCGCCGTCGAGCGCCGTCAGCGCGATCTCGGCCTGGTGCAGCAGCAGCCAGCCGAGCAGCAGGTCCCCGACAGCGAGCAGGAACGGGACCGACTCCAGGCCCACCCGGTAGAGCTCGCGGGGATTCTGCTGAGAATCGATCAGGTACTTCGTCATCGCCGCGACCATCGCCTGCACGTCGGCGACCGCGGTGGTCAGCAGAGCGCGGCCGTCGGCGAGTTCGGGCCGCGCCACGGCGTCGTCGAGGAACGCCCGGATCTGGGTGACGACGTGCAGCAGCGCCCCGCCCTGGTCACGCGCGATCTTGCGGAAGAAGAAGTCCTGCGCCTGGATGGCGGTGGTGCCCTCGTACAGCGAGTCGATCTTGGCGTCGCGGATGTACTGCTCGATCGGGTAGTCCTGCAGGAAGCCGGAGCCGCCGAGGGTCTGCAGCGACTCGGTCAGACACTGGTAGGCGCGCTCGGATCCCACGCCCTTGACCACCGGCAGCAGCAGGTCGTTGACGCGGTCGGCCATCTCGGCGTCGGCGCCGGACACCACCGCGGCCACCGCCGGATCCTGGTGCGCGGCGGTGTACAGGTACAGCGCGCGCAGCCCCTCGGCGTAGGCCTTCTGGGTGAGCAGCGCCCGGCGCACGTCGGGGTGGTGGATGATCGTCACCCGCGGGGCGGACTTGTCGGCCATCTGCGTCATGTCCGCG contains:
- a CDS encoding SgcJ/EcaC family oxidoreductase, translating into MTDDTAVRDVLDRWLDAIRARDLEGVTAAHTDDIVLFDVPVPYDGVYGIDGYRATWPDFFEWIAGGAVLELVRLDVTAGDTVAYAHALFRTGMPEDIAAHPEKRLRSTFGLRKIDGAWVIAHEHHSMPHTA
- a CDS encoding aldehyde dehydrogenase, translated to MTQSTAFKTEWDKLFIGGKWVEPATSDVIEVHSPATGELVGKVPLASAADVDAACAAARKAFDEGPWPQMSPAERQDVLARAVKILEERADELKFLLAAETGQPPTIVDMMQYGAAMSAFQYFAAAADKFTWQEIRDGIYGQTLVVREPIGVVGAVTAWNVPFFLAANKLGPALLAGCTIVLKPAAETPLSVFAMAEAFAEAGLPEGVLSIVPGGPETGRALTANPELDKFTFTGSSAVGKEIAKIAAEKLKPCTLELGGKSAAIILEDADLDSTLPMLVFSGLMNSGQACVGQTRILAPRSRYDEVVEKLSAAVSGMLPGLPTDPAAMIGPLISEKQRERVEGYIKKGVEEGARVVVGGERPEGLDSGWYVQPTVFADVDNSMTIAQEEIFGPVLAVIPYTDEDDAVRIANDSVYGLAGSVYTTDHDKALKIARRIRTGTYAVNMYAFDPGAPFGGYKNSGIGRENGTEGIEAYCEPKSILLPFGYTPA
- a CDS encoding class I SAM-dependent methyltransferase; its protein translation is MVATDLFARRATLARSLRLLSAFRFEQSDPDRFYGALAADTVALVADLWAGATGSAPGGLTVLDVGGGPGYFASAFTDAGMRYLGVEPDPREMHAAAPRTHRRAGTFVRASGTALPFADGSVDVCLSSNVAEHVAQPWRLGAEMLRVTRPGGLAILSYTVWLGPFGGHEMGLTHYLGGRRAADRYARRHGHRPKNDYGSSLFAVSAHQGLRWAAGTGALVAAFPRYHPRWAWNLTKVPGLREFTVSNLVLVLSPS
- a CDS encoding glycosyltransferase family 4 protein — protein: MSAPLNSVLLLCWRDTGHPQGGGSETYLQRIGAHLARSGVHVTLRTARYDGSAPREVVDGVEIQRRGGPYSVYVRAGLAMVAARVGLGPLRHVRPDVVVDTQNGLPFLARLAYGRRAVVLVHHCHREQWPVAGPVKSRIGWFVESRLSPRLHRRNQYVTVSLPSARDLTDLGVRADHVAVVRNGVDAAPRASVTAPRSPTPRIVVLSRLVPHKQIEDALDAVARLRPRIPDLHLDVVGGGWWAQRLIDHAHGLGIADAVTFHGHVDDVVKHAVLQQSWVNVLPSRKEGWGLAVVEAAQHGVPTIGYRSSGGLSDSVVDGVTGILVDDRDDLVDGLHRLLTDHVLRDQLGAKAQVRSDEFSWDQSADAMRAVLDAVRAGRRTSGLV